The following are from one region of the Bradyrhizobium septentrionale genome:
- a CDS encoding heme/hemin ABC transporter substrate-binding protein produces the protein MTICRTLALLAFSCWLPSGAALAEGITVHDARDRDVVIDDPTRIVSIGGAITEILYALGFADRIAGVDATSLYPPAALREKPDVGYMRQLSPEGVLGLHPSLVLAVQGSGPKETMDVLEAAKVPLVLVPETFSEAGLIEKIRLVGHAMGADQRAACLTAAVESDLAQLRTLRAKVTKPVRVMFVMSLLNGRAMAAGHKTAADEIIQLAGGVNAIDGYDGYKPVNDEAIVAAKPDVVLSIDRGKDSLTSEAVFAHPAFALTPVVANKAFISMEGLYLLGFGPRTAAAARDLSVKLYPALAPGADNFKPAALTANCRQ, from the coding sequence ATGACAATTTGTCGCACGCTCGCTCTGCTCGCATTCTCCTGTTGGCTGCCATCAGGCGCGGCACTTGCCGAGGGCATCACCGTGCACGACGCGCGCGACCGCGACGTCGTGATCGACGATCCCACGCGGATCGTCTCGATCGGCGGCGCGATCACCGAGATCCTCTATGCGCTCGGCTTCGCCGACCGCATCGCCGGCGTCGATGCCACCAGCCTCTATCCGCCGGCCGCGCTGCGCGAGAAGCCCGACGTCGGCTACATGCGCCAGCTGTCGCCCGAGGGTGTACTCGGCCTGCACCCGTCGCTGGTGCTGGCGGTGCAGGGCTCTGGTCCGAAGGAGACCATGGACGTGCTGGAGGCGGCCAAGGTGCCGCTGGTGCTGGTGCCCGAGACCTTCTCGGAGGCCGGGCTGATCGAGAAGATCAGGCTGGTGGGCCACGCCATGGGCGCCGATCAGCGCGCCGCCTGCCTGACCGCGGCCGTCGAAAGCGATCTCGCCCAATTGCGTACGCTGCGCGCCAAGGTAACGAAGCCGGTGCGCGTGATGTTCGTGATGTCGCTGCTGAACGGGCGCGCCATGGCGGCGGGTCACAAGACCGCCGCGGACGAGATCATCCAGCTCGCCGGCGGTGTCAACGCCATTGACGGCTACGACGGCTACAAGCCGGTCAATGACGAGGCCATCGTGGCGGCGAAGCCCGATGTCGTGCTGTCGATCGATCGCGGCAAGGATTCGCTGACCTCGGAGGCGGTGTTCGCCCATCCGGCCTTCGCGCTGACGCCGGTCGTGGCCAACAAGGCCTTCATCTCGATGGAGGGGCTTTATCTGCTCGGCTTCGGGCCGCGCACCGCGGCCGCGGCACGCGACCTTTCGGTCAAGCTTTATCCGGCGCTGGCGCCGGGGGCCGACAACTTCAAGCCGGCAGCGCTGACCGCGAATTGCCGGCAATGA
- a CDS encoding heme ABC transporter ATP-binding protein: protein MSALLEAQSVSMTVGGTTLVDAVSLRIGAGEMVAIVGPNGAGKSTLLRMLSGDLRPSRGAIRLKQRDLHGYGPRELAQHRAMLSQHVNVTFPFTVEEIVSMGAGESPRAAARNLVEAALDEVGLAHFRSRQLPTLSGGEQQRAHVARVLVQLACGEALHGPGLLLLDEPTSSLDLRHQIDLVETARRRAGRGTAVIAILHDLNLAMRFADRILLLHRGRLAVDGDRAAAMQADTLRKIFEIDVAIDFTANGVPFLLPQTMRPAGKAT, encoded by the coding sequence ATGAGCGCGCTGCTCGAAGCACAATCGGTGTCGATGACGGTCGGCGGCACGACCCTGGTCGATGCAGTCTCCCTGCGGATCGGCGCCGGCGAAATGGTCGCGATCGTGGGCCCGAACGGCGCCGGCAAATCGACGCTCTTGCGGATGCTGTCCGGCGACCTCCGTCCGTCCCGCGGGGCGATCAGGCTCAAGCAGCGTGACCTGCACGGCTACGGGCCGCGCGAGCTGGCGCAACACCGCGCGATGCTGTCGCAGCATGTCAACGTCACCTTCCCGTTCACGGTCGAGGAAATCGTCAGCATGGGCGCCGGCGAGAGCCCGCGCGCGGCGGCGCGCAACCTCGTCGAGGCGGCGCTGGACGAGGTCGGGCTGGCGCATTTCCGTTCCAGGCAATTGCCGACGCTGTCCGGCGGCGAGCAGCAGCGCGCGCATGTCGCCCGCGTGCTGGTGCAGCTCGCCTGCGGCGAGGCGCTGCACGGGCCCGGACTGTTGCTGCTGGACGAGCCGACATCAAGCCTCGATCTGCGGCACCAGATCGACCTCGTCGAGACCGCGCGGCGGCGCGCCGGGCGCGGCACCGCCGTGATCGCGATCCTGCACGACCTCAACCTCGCGATGCGGTTCGCCGACCGCATCCTGCTGCTGCACCGCGGCCGGCTTGCCGTCGACGGCGACCGCGCCGCCGCGATGCAGGCCGATACACTGCGCAAGATCTTCGAGATCGACGTTGCGATCGACTTCACCGCCAACGGCGTGCCGTTCCTGCTGCCGCAGACGATGCGGCCGGCGGGCAAGGCGACGTAA
- a CDS encoding esterase-like activity of phytase family protein: MRLSLLCSVASILLVTSAFAQSEGEFPATLAGHAVMPAESFIDAPADAPDDLKTSGKYTTGKRVDAIGTVMGKSYERPTGVALPFKGQPLQGHSGIKVMADGSFWVITDNGMGSRYNSADSMLYLNRHKIDWASGKIERQETVFLHDPDKKVPFRIVHEDTAKRYLTGADFDTEGFQIINDIFWIGDEFGPYILKADKTGKILAVFETLADGKPVRSPDHWAVQSPGAPGASYTNVNLRRSKGYEGFASSKDGKFLYGLLEGPLWDAEKKDWEKVDGKEASRILEFDVAAEKFTGRYWQYVFEQNGNAIGDFNMIDPTQGLVIERDNGEGTADKACPQGARGENCFPDIAKFKRVYKIELSDTNVGKPVRKIAYIDLLKIRDPNKKAKKPLNDGVYTFPFFTIENVDRVDETHIIVGNDNNLPFSSSRAPNKADDDEFVLLEVGDFLKAK, from the coding sequence ATGCGCCTGTCACTGCTTTGCTCCGTCGCCTCGATCCTGCTTGTCACATCGGCGTTCGCGCAGAGCGAGGGCGAATTCCCGGCGACGCTGGCGGGACACGCGGTGATGCCGGCGGAGAGCTTCATCGACGCGCCCGCGGATGCGCCTGATGATCTCAAGACCTCGGGCAAGTACACCACCGGCAAGCGCGTCGATGCCATCGGCACCGTGATGGGCAAGTCCTATGAGCGGCCGACCGGCGTGGCGCTGCCGTTCAAGGGCCAGCCGCTGCAGGGCCATTCCGGCATCAAGGTGATGGCGGACGGCTCGTTCTGGGTGATCACCGACAATGGCATGGGCTCGCGCTACAACTCGGCGGACTCGATGCTGTACCTGAACCGGCACAAGATCGACTGGGCCAGCGGTAAGATCGAGCGCCAGGAGACCGTGTTCCTGCACGATCCCGACAAGAAGGTGCCGTTCCGCATCGTGCATGAGGACACCGCCAAGCGTTACCTGACCGGCGCCGACTTCGATACCGAAGGCTTCCAGATCATCAACGACATTTTCTGGATCGGCGACGAATTCGGGCCCTACATCCTCAAGGCCGACAAGACCGGCAAGATCCTCGCCGTGTTCGAGACGCTCGCCGACGGCAAGCCGGTGCGCTCGCCTGACCATTGGGCGGTGCAGTCGCCGGGCGCTCCGGGTGCGAGCTACACCAACGTCAACCTGCGCCGCTCCAAGGGCTATGAGGGCTTTGCCTCGTCCAAGGACGGCAAGTTCCTCTATGGCCTGCTCGAGGGGCCGCTGTGGGATGCCGAGAAGAAGGACTGGGAGAAGGTCGACGGCAAGGAAGCCTCGCGCATCCTTGAATTCGACGTCGCCGCGGAAAAGTTCACCGGACGCTACTGGCAATATGTGTTCGAGCAGAACGGCAATGCGATCGGCGACTTCAACATGATCGACCCGACCCAGGGTCTCGTGATCGAGCGCGACAATGGCGAAGGCACCGCCGACAAGGCCTGCCCGCAAGGCGCCCGCGGCGAGAACTGCTTCCCGGATATCGCCAAGTTCAAGCGCGTCTACAAGATCGAGCTCTCCGACACCAATGTCGGCAAGCCGGTGCGCAAGATCGCCTATATCGACCTGCTGAAGATCCGCGATCCGAACAAGAAGGCGAAGAAGCCGCTCAACGACGGCGTCTACACCTTCCCGTTCTTCACCATCGAGAATGTCGACCGGGTCGACGAGACCCACATCATCGTCGGTAACGACAACAATCTGCCGTTCTCCTCGAGCCGCGCCCCGAACAAGGCGGATGACGATGAGTTCGTGCTGCTCGAAGTCGGCGACTTCCTGAAGGCGAAGTGA
- a CDS encoding FecCD family ABC transporter permease, translated as MSMLAERRARTKQRRAGMSLRPAATLTLFSLLAALTATALVALTVGAAGIPLSRLPAALGLWPDGIANPLLARDQLVVWSIRVPRIAAAAMVGALLAVSGAIMQGLFRNPLADPALVGVSSGGAFAAAAAIVFTDSHLGESLRFLQHQLLPIAAFAGSLLTTIMLYGIASRGGRTSIAIFLLAGLAIAAIANAGIGLLVFVADDRQLRDITFWLLGSLSGATWSKLTALAPVLAIAPVACLAIARGLDVLVLGEAEAFHSGVDVERLKRISIVLVSAMTGVAVSVCGVVGFVGIVVPHLLRLVIGPAHRLLLPASALLGAILLVGADTVARTIVAPAEMPIGILTAAIGAPFFLAMLLRQRGLVSL; from the coding sequence ATGAGCATGCTGGCCGAGCGCCGCGCGCGCACCAAGCAACGGCGCGCCGGCATGTCGCTGCGGCCGGCGGCGACACTCACTCTCTTCTCCCTGCTTGCGGCGCTCACAGCGACCGCGCTGGTTGCGCTGACGGTCGGCGCCGCCGGCATTCCGCTGTCGCGGCTTCCGGCCGCGCTCGGCCTGTGGCCCGACGGCATCGCCAATCCGCTGCTCGCGCGCGACCAGCTCGTGGTGTGGTCGATCCGCGTCCCGCGGATCGCGGCCGCCGCCATGGTCGGCGCCCTGCTCGCGGTCTCCGGCGCGATCATGCAGGGCCTGTTCCGCAACCCCCTCGCCGATCCCGCGCTGGTCGGCGTCTCCTCCGGCGGCGCGTTTGCCGCAGCTGCGGCGATCGTGTTCACCGACAGCCATCTCGGCGAGAGCCTGCGCTTCCTGCAGCATCAGTTGCTGCCGATCGCGGCCTTTGCCGGTTCGCTGCTCACGACCATCATGCTCTATGGCATCGCCAGCCGCGGCGGCCGGACCTCGATTGCGATCTTCCTGCTGGCCGGGCTTGCGATTGCCGCGATCGCCAATGCCGGCATCGGCCTGTTGGTCTTCGTCGCCGACGACCGCCAGCTCCGCGACATCACCTTCTGGCTGCTGGGTTCGCTGAGCGGCGCGACCTGGAGCAAGCTCACCGCGCTGGCGCCGGTGCTGGCTATTGCCCCGGTCGCCTGCCTCGCGATCGCGCGTGGGCTCGACGTGCTGGTGCTCGGCGAGGCCGAGGCGTTCCACAGCGGCGTCGATGTCGAACGTCTCAAGCGGATTTCGATCGTGCTGGTGTCGGCGATGACCGGTGTTGCGGTCTCGGTCTGCGGCGTGGTCGGCTTCGTCGGCATCGTGGTGCCGCATCTGCTGCGGCTGGTGATCGGGCCCGCGCACCGGCTGCTGCTGCCGGCCTCCGCATTGCTCGGTGCCATCCTCTTGGTCGGGGCCGATACGGTGGCGCGCACCATCGTGGCACCGGCGGAAATGCCGATCGGCATCCTGACCGCGGCGATCGGCGCGCCGTTCTTCCTCGCCATGCTGCTGCGCCAGCGTGGGCTGGTGTCGCTATGA